From one Physeter macrocephalus isolate SW-GA chromosome 18, ASM283717v5, whole genome shotgun sequence genomic stretch:
- the GPR27 gene encoding probable G-protein coupled receptor 27 — protein MANASEPGGGGGEAAALGLKLATLSLLLCVSLAGNVLFALLIVRERSLHRAPYYLLLDLCLADGLRALACLPAVMLAARRAAAAAGAPPGALGCKLLAFLAALFCFHAAFLLLGVGVTRYLAIAHHRFYAERLAGWPCAAMLVCAAWALALAAAFPPVLDGGGGGGGGDDEDAPCALEQRPDGAPGALGFLLLLAVVVGATHLVYLRLLFFIHDRRKMRPARLVPAVSHDWTFHGPGATGQAAANWTAGFGRGPTPPALVGIRPAGPGRGARRLLVLEEFKTEKRLCKMFYAITLLFLLLWGPYVVASYLRVLVRPGAVPQAYLTASVWLTFAQAGINPVVCFLFNRELRDCFRAQFPCCQSPQATQATLPCDLKGIGL, from the coding sequence ATGGCGAACGCGAGCgagccgggcggcggcggcggcgaggcgGCCGCCCTGGGCCTCAAGCTGGCCACGCTCAGCCTGCTGCTGTGCGTGAGCCTCGCGGGCAACGTGCTGTTCGCGCTGCTGATCGTGCGGGAGCGCAGCCTGCACCGCGCCCCGTACTACCTGCTGCTCGACCTGTGCCTGGCCGACGGGCTGCGCGCGCTCGCCTGCCTCCCGGCCGTCATGCTGGCGGCGCGGCGGGCAGCGGCCGCCGCGGGGGCGCCGCCGGGCGCGCTGGGCTGCAAGCTGCTCGCCTTCCTGGCCGCGCTCTTCTGCTTCCACGCCGCCTTCCTGCTGCTCGGCGTGGGCGTCACCCGCTACCTGGCCATAGCGCACCACCGCTTCTACGCCGAGCGCCTGGCCGGCTGGCCGTGCGCCGCCATGCTGGTGTGCGCCGCCTGGGCGCTGGCGCTGGCCGCGGCCTTCCCGCCCGTGCtggacggcggcggcggcggcggcggcggcgacgacGAGGACGCGCCGTGCGCCCTGGAGCAGCGGCCCGACGGCGCCCCCGGCGCGCTgggcttcctgctgctgctggccgTGGTGGTGGGCGCCACGCACCTCGTCTACCTCCGCCTGCTCTTCTTCATCCACGATCGCCGCAAGATGCGGCCCGCGCGCCTCGTGCCCGCCGTCAGCCACGACTGGACCTTCCACGGCCCCGGTGCCACCGGCCAGGCGGCCGCCAACTGGACAGCGGGCTTCGGCCGCGGGCCCACGCCGCCCGCGCTCGTGGGCATCCGGCCGGCCGGGCCCGGCCGCGGCGCGCGCCGCCTCCTCGTGCTCGAGGAGTTCAAGACAGAGAAGAGGCTGTGCAAGATGTTCTATGCCATCACGCTGCTCTTCCTGCTCCTCTGGGGGCCCTACGTCGTGGCCAGTTACCTGCGGGTCCTGGTGCGGCCCGGCGCTGTCCCCCAGGCCTACCTGACGGCCTCCGTGTGGCTGACCTTCGCGCAGGCCGGCATCAACCCGGTCGTCTGCTTCCTCTTCAACAGAGAGCTCAGGGACTGCTTCCGGGCCCAGTTCCCCTGCTGCCAGAGCCCCCAGGCCACCCAGGCCACCCTCCCCTGCGACTTGAAAGGCATCGGTTTATAA